Proteins from a genomic interval of Rosa chinensis cultivar Old Blush chromosome 2, RchiOBHm-V2, whole genome shotgun sequence:
- the LOC112189181 gene encoding peroxisome biogenesis protein 2, giving the protein MSGSSSSGSSSRPPAEDAWVHAYKTLIPQWQHLSLSQSHSHQSIIPISISRVNQFDAARLDVEMSAMLKEQLVKVFSLMKPGMLFQYEAELDAFLEFLIWRFSIWVDKPTPGISLMNLRYRDERALEARGKVRTGLEGPGLTAAQKLWYCVATVGGQYIWARLQSFSAFRRWGDSEQRSLARGAWILIQRIEGLYKAASFCNLLLFLYTGRYRTLIERALRARLVYGSPIMNRAVSFEYMNRQLVWNEFSEMLLLLLPLLNSSSVKNFLRLFSKDKSSSSTEDDSACPICQASPTVPFFALPCQHRYCYYCLRTRCAAVPSFRCSRCNEPVVAMQRQANNPNQKQ; this is encoded by the exons ATGAGCGGTAGCAGTAGCAGTGGCAGTAGTTCTAGACCACCAGCAGAAGACGCTTGGGTTCACGCTTACAAGACCTTAATTCCCCAATGGCAACATCTCTCACTTTCTCAATCTCACTCTCACCAG TCAATAATTCCAATTTCAATATCTAGAGTAAACCAATTCGATGCGGCAAGACTGGACGTTGAAATGTCAGCCATGTTGAAAGAACAGTTAGTTAAGGTCTTCTCTTTGATGAAG CCAGGAATGTTATTTCAATATGAAGCGGAACTTGATGCTTTCCTCGAGTTTCTTATCTGGCGGTTCTCAATTTGGGTAGATAAGCCTACCCCGGGAATTTCTCTCATGAACCTGAGGTATAGAGACGAACGTGCACTGGAAGCCAGAGGAAAAG TTAGGACGGGGTTGGAAGGACCTGGACTTACAGCTGCACAGAAGCTTTGGTATTGTGTTGCCACTGTTGGTGGTCAATACATCTGGGCCCGATTGCAATCATTCTCTGCTTTCCGTAGGTGGGGCGATTCTGAACAG AGGTCACTGGCACGAGGAGCGTGGATTCTCATACAACGCATAGAAGGACTTTATAAAGCTGCCTCATTTTGCAACCTGCTTTTATTTCTTTACACCGGAAG GTATAGGACTCTTATTGAAAGAGCTTTAAGAGCTAGGCTGGTCTATGGGAGCCCAATTATGAACCGAGCAGTTAGCTTTGAGTACATGAACCGCCAGTTAGTATGGAATGAATTCTCG GAGATGTTATTattgcttcttcctcttctcaactCATCATCTGTGAAAAACTTTCTTCGCCTGTTTTCCAAGGATAAATCTTCAAGTTCAACAGAGGATGACTCTGCTTGCCCCATTTGCCAGGCCAGTCCAACCGTTCCATTTTTCGCTCTGCCCTGTCAGCACAG ATACTGCTACTACTGCCTAAGAACACGGTGTGCAGCAGTCCCATCCTTCAGATGTTCCAGATGCAATGAACCAGTTGTCGCCATGCAGCGGCAGGCCAACAATCCAAATCAAAAGCAATGA
- the LOC112184590 gene encoding protein THYLAKOID ASSEMBLY 8, chloroplastic, whose protein sequence is MASSLHPNPTTFLKPVPRPRPFTTTPTPTVVRVPVRCGPRDKRGPLVKGRVLSIEAIQAVQALKRAQRSDPDPDPSHLPALVSKTLSRLIKSDLVAALKELLRQDQCHLALQAFSAFRSEYQPDLSVYAEVALALARNGMVEEIDTLVCELEKESGGVQWDSDKGLIRLIKAVIGADRRESTVRIYEVLKRKGWGSSSFKADEYMVRVLSKGLRRLGEAELADEVDVKFGPQLLFQS, encoded by the coding sequence ATGGCGTCCTCTCTTCACCCAAACCCGACCACCTTCCTCAAACCCGTACCCAGACCCAGACCATTCACAACCACGCCCACCCCCACCGTCGTCCGCGTTCCCGTACGGTGCGGCCCACGCGACAAGCGTGGACCCTTGGTCAAAGGCCGGGTCCTCAGCATCGAGGCCATCCAAGCCGTCCAAGCCCTCAAACGGGCCCAAAGATccgacccggacccggaccCATCCCACCTCCCCGCCCTggtctccaaaaccctctcccgCCTAATCAAGTCCGACCTCGTCGCCGCCCTCAAAGAGCTTCTACGGCAGGATCAGTGCCACCTGGCCCTCCAGGCCTTCTCCGCCTTCCGATCCGAATACCAACCCGACCTGTCCGTCTACGCCGAGGTGGCTTTGGCGCTCGCCAGAAATGGGATGGTGGAGGAGATAGACACTCTGGTTTGTGAGCTCGAAAAGGAGAGCGGAGGAGTCCAGTGGGACAGTGATAAGGGGCTGATAAGGTTGATCAAGGCCGTCATTGGGGCCGACCGGAGGGAATCGACGGTCAGGATTTACGAGGTGCTGAAGAGGAAAGGATGGGGGTCTAGTAGTTTTAAAGCGGATGAGTATATGGTTAGGGTGTTGAGCAAGGGATTGAGGAGGCTTGGTGAGGCTGAACTAGCTGATGAGGTTGATGTCAAATTTGGTCCACAGCTGTTATTTCAATCTTGA